From the Myxococcaceae bacterium JPH2 genome, the window CTTGGGAGGGGCCGCTGGATGCCGTCCCGAGCGTGGATGATCCGCAGTACATGCGAGCGCTCCAACTCCTGACTCGGTGAGTCCGCGGGGTGGGGCGGGCTGGATGGTGGTGGGGCGGTCGGGCAGTCGGGCGTCCGCTGCTGCGCTGGGGGGCGGCAGGGCGCATCGTTTCCAGAGCGGAAGGGAGCACGATGGAAGGCACCCGCCAGGACGAGGTTTCCGAGCAGGATGAGGCATGGGACGGCCCCCTCGTGCGCCGTCGTCGATGGTGGTGGGTCCCTGGCGCGGTGCTGCTGGTGGCCTTCCTCGCGTTCGTGTTCTCGCGGCACTCGGAGGAGCAGCAGTTCCTTCGCCTGCTGCGCGCGGCCCGGCCCGTCTGGCTCCTCGTCGCGTTGGGGCTGCAATTGGCGACCTACCTGTGCGTGGCCGGCATCTGGCACATCGTGCTGGGGCGGACGGGCGTGCGCGTCTCGGTGTGGTCGCTGTCGCGCCTGTCGGTGATGAAGCTGGCGTTCGATCAGGTCATCCCCACGGCGGGCATCGGCGGCACGCTGGTCGTGGCGCGCGGGCTGCGGCGCGAGGGGGCGGCGCCCGGGGTCGCGGCCGGCGCGGTGCTGCTGACGGTGCTGTGCTTCTACGCCGCACAGGCCCTGGGGGTCGGCGCGAGCATCGTCTTCCTGTGGGCGCGCTCGGAGCTGAGCCCGCTGGTGCAGATGCTGGTGACGGCCTTCGGCGCGCTGGCCATCGTCGTCCCGGTGCTGATTCTGGGGCTGTCGCGGCGGCGCAACTGGAAGCCGGGCCGCTGGCTGCGCCGCGTCCCCGGGCTCGAGGCGCTGGTGAAGGCCCTGGCCGAAGTCCCGCCCGGTCTGCTGGGCAGCCCGAGCCTCCTCGTGCGCGGCATCGCGCTGCAGCTCTCCGTCTACGTGCTGGACGCGGCCACCCTGGGCGCGATGTTGCGCGCGCTCGGGCAGCAGGAGGTGCCGCCGAGCACGGTGTTCGTCAGCTTCATGGTGGCGTCGATGGCGGAGACGGTCTCCATCATTCCCGGCGGCGTGGGCACCTACGAGGCGGTGTCCGTGGGGATGCTGAACTTCATGGGCGTGCCCGTGGAGGTCTCGCTCGCGGGCACCTTGCTCCTGCGGGGCTTCACGCTGTGGCTGCCGATGGTGCCGGGGCTCTACCTGCTGCGGCGCACGTTCACGACGCACCCTCCGGAGATGCGCACGCCCACCGAGGCCGGGTCCCCGCCGGGCATGGAGAAGCAACCGGACTGAGGAGGGCAGGGGCGTGAAGCGGCGCGAGACACGCGCGAGGACCGAGGGTCCACCTCCCTGGAGTGGAACGGAGGCGGCGCTGCTGACGCGACTGGGCAGCGCGCCGGTGGGGCTGAGCGAGCCGGAGGCCCAGGCGCGCTTGGCGCGGCTCGGCCCGAATCGAGCAGAGCCCCATCGCCGGTCGCTCGCCTGGGACATCCTCGCGCGCTTCGGCAATCCGCTCGTGCTGGTGCTGCTGCTGGCCAGCGCGGTGTCGGCGGTGGTTCATGACCTGACCAGCTCCGCCATCATCGCGACCATCGTGCTGATGAGCGTGGCGCTCGACTTCGTGCAGGAGCACCGCGCGGGCAACGCGGCGGAGCGCCTGCGAGGCCGGGCCGCCCTGCGCGCGCGTGTGCTCCGCGATGGCGAGGAGCGCGAGGTCCCCGCCGCGACGCTCGTGCCCGGGGACGTGGTGCTGTTGGCGGCGGGCAGCCTGGTGCCGGCGGACCTGCGGCTGCTCGCCTCGCGCGACCTCTACGTCAATCAAGCGATGCTGACGGGCGAGCCCTATCCGGTGGAGAAGGAGACCGGCGAAGTCTCTCCGGACGTTCGCCTCACCGAGGCACGCAACGCGGTGTTCGCGGGCACGGCGGTCATCAGTGGCACCGCGCGGGGACTCGTCTTCGCCACCGGGGCGCGCACCACGGTGGGGGACATCGCGCGAGGGCTGGATGCGCCCGCGGTGTCCACCGCGTTCGCTCGGGACATGCGTGCCTTTGGCCTGATGTTGATGCGGCTGACGGTGCTGCTGGTGCTCTTCGTCCTGCTGGTGAGCGTGACGGCGCATCGCCCGCTGCTGGAGTCGTTCCTCTTCGCGGTGGCGCTGGCGGTGGGGCTGACGCCGGAGCTGTTGCCCATGGTGGTGTCGGTGACGCTGGCGCGAGGCGCGCTGCGGATGGCGTCGCGCGAGGTCATCGTCAAGCGCCTGAGCGCGGTGCATGACCTGGGCAGCATGGACGTGCTGTGCACGGACAAGACGGGCACGCTCACGCAGGCGCGCATCCACCTGGAGCGCTACGAGGATGCGTCGGGGGCGCGGAGCGACTCGGTGCTGCGCTGGGCCTGGCTCAACAGCCACTTCGAGTCGGGCCTGCGCGGCCCCATGGACGAGGCCATCCTCGCGCACACGGAGCTGTCCGAAGATGGCTGGGGGAAGGTGGACGAGGTGCCGTTCGACTTCGTGCGCCGGCGGGTCTCCGTGCTCCTGGAGCGGGCGGGGCGCCGCGTGCTCGTGGTCAAGGGCGCGCCGGAGGAGCTGCTCACCCGCTGCGTCCACCTGGAGGAATCCGCGGGGCAGGTCCGGGAGATGGACGCGGGGCGGCGGAGGGCGCTGCTCGCGCGCTTCGGTGCGCTGGGCGAGGAGGGCTACCGGGTGCTCGCGGTGGCGTGGCGCGACGCCGCCCCAGAGGTCGAGCGCGCGGACGTGGGAGATGAGTCGGGGCTCGTCTTCGCGGGCTTCACCGCCTTCTTGGATCCGCCCAAGGAGGGCGCGCGCGAGGCCCTGGCCGCGCTCATCCAGGCGGGCGTGGCGGTGAAGGTGGTGACGGGCGACAACGAGCGGGTGGCCACGCAGGTGTGCCGCGAGCTGGACCTCACCGTGGAGGGCGTGCTCACGGGCGAGGAGGTGTCGCGACTGGACGAGCCGGGCCTGAGCGCGCGCGCGGAGCGCACCACGGTGTTCGCGCGCGTGTCCCCGGCCCAGAAGAGCCGCGTGGTGCGCGCGTTGCGGCAGGCGGGCCACGTGGTGGGTTGCATGGGGGATGGCATCAACGACGCACCGTCCCTGCGCGCGGCGGACGTGGGCATCTCGGTGGACTGCGCGGTGGACGTGGCCCGCGAGGCCGCGGACCTCTTGCTCTTGCGCCAGGACCTGGGCGTGCTGCACGAGGGCGTGCTCGAGGGGCGACGCACCTTCTGCAACGTCATGAAGTACATCCGCATGGGCACCAGCTCCAACTTCGGCAACATGCTCAGCATGGCCGGCGCGTCCGTGGTGCTGCCGTTCCTGCCCATGCGGCCCCTGCAGATCCTCCTCAACAACCTGCTCTATGACGTGTCCGAGCTGGCCATCCCCCTGGACACCGTGGACGACGCGCAGCTTTCGCGTCCCACCCGGTGGGACCTGCGACACGTGCGCTGGTTCATGGCCCTCTTCGGCGCGCTCAGCTCCGTGTTCGACGCGGCCACCTTCGTGCTGCTGCTCGTCGTCTTCCGCGCGGACGCCCCCCTCTTCCAGACGGGCTGGTTCGTCGAGTCGCTCATCACCCAGGTGCTCGTCATCTTCATCATCCGGACGCGGGGCGTGCCGTGGCGCAGTCGGCCCTCGGGGTGGCTGATTGCGTCCTCGCTGGGCGCGGTGGGCGTGGCGCTCGCGCTGCCGTATCTCCCGCTGGGGCGCTCGTTCGGCTTTGTGCCGCTGCCCCCTCAGGTCCTCCTGGCCTTGATGGGCCTGGTGATGCTCTACCTGCTGGCCGCGGCGGGGCTCAATCGGGGTTTCTCTCGCCGCTGGGGTTGAATGCCATGGAGTACGACGTCAACAACCTGGGACCCGCGTTGTTTCTTCACCCGGGGGTCAAGGTTCGTCCCTGCGAATGGGGCATGGGGGTCTTCGCCGACGAGCCCATCGCCGCGGGCGCGCTCATCGAGGAGTGCCACTACCTGAAGGTCCCGCAGAAGCAGTGCCGCGGAGAGCCGCTCGATGACTACGTCTTCGAGATCCGCTGGAACCGCCACGAGGAGCCGCGCCCCGGCAACTGGGTCGCCCTCGTGATGGGGTACGGGATGATCTACAACCACTCCAACGAGCCCAACGCCGTCTACACGCGCGCCTCGGATCGCGATGTCTTCCGCTTCCACGCATTGCGCGACATCTACCCAGGCGAAC encodes:
- a CDS encoding flippase-like domain-containing protein — encoded protein: MEGTRQDEVSEQDEAWDGPLVRRRRWWWVPGAVLLVAFLAFVFSRHSEEQQFLRLLRAARPVWLLVALGLQLATYLCVAGIWHIVLGRTGVRVSVWSLSRLSVMKLAFDQVIPTAGIGGTLVVARGLRREGAAPGVAAGAVLLTVLCFYAAQALGVGASIVFLWARSELSPLVQMLVTAFGALAIVVPVLILGLSRRRNWKPGRWLRRVPGLEALVKALAEVPPGLLGSPSLLVRGIALQLSVYVLDAATLGAMLRALGQQEVPPSTVFVSFMVASMAETVSIIPGGVGTYEAVSVGMLNFMGVPVEVSLAGTLLLRGFTLWLPMVPGLYLLRRTFTTHPPEMRTPTEAGSPPGMEKQPD
- the mgtA gene encoding magnesium-translocating P-type ATPase; protein product: MKRRETRARTEGPPPWSGTEAALLTRLGSAPVGLSEPEAQARLARLGPNRAEPHRRSLAWDILARFGNPLVLVLLLASAVSAVVHDLTSSAIIATIVLMSVALDFVQEHRAGNAAERLRGRAALRARVLRDGEEREVPAATLVPGDVVLLAAGSLVPADLRLLASRDLYVNQAMLTGEPYPVEKETGEVSPDVRLTEARNAVFAGTAVISGTARGLVFATGARTTVGDIARGLDAPAVSTAFARDMRAFGLMLMRLTVLLVLFVLLVSVTAHRPLLESFLFAVALAVGLTPELLPMVVSVTLARGALRMASREVIVKRLSAVHDLGSMDVLCTDKTGTLTQARIHLERYEDASGARSDSVLRWAWLNSHFESGLRGPMDEAILAHTELSEDGWGKVDEVPFDFVRRRVSVLLERAGRRVLVVKGAPEELLTRCVHLEESAGQVREMDAGRRRALLARFGALGEEGYRVLAVAWRDAAPEVERADVGDESGLVFAGFTAFLDPPKEGAREALAALIQAGVAVKVVTGDNERVATQVCRELDLTVEGVLTGEEVSRLDEPGLSARAERTTVFARVSPAQKSRVVRALRQAGHVVGCMGDGINDAPSLRAADVGISVDCAVDVAREAADLLLLRQDLGVLHEGVLEGRRTFCNVMKYIRMGTSSNFGNMLSMAGASVVLPFLPMRPLQILLNNLLYDVSELAIPLDTVDDAQLSRPTRWDLRHVRWFMALFGALSSVFDAATFVLLLVVFRADAPLFQTGWFVESLITQVLVIFIIRTRGVPWRSRPSGWLIASSLGAVGVALALPYLPLGRSFGFVPLPPQVLLALMGLVMLYLLAAAGLNRGFSRRWG
- a CDS encoding SET domain-containing protein-lysine N-methyltransferase, with the protein product MEYDVNNLGPALFLHPGVKVRPCEWGMGVFADEPIAAGALIEECHYLKVPQKQCRGEPLDDYVFEIRWNRHEEPRPGNWVALVMGYGMIYNHSNEPNAVYTRASDRDVFRFHALRDIYPGEQICVSYGEAWWSARGMTVPP